Proteins encoded within one genomic window of Saccharopolyspora pogona:
- a CDS encoding DNA cytosine methyltransferase, whose translation MTANPDRINVIDLFAGCGGFTQGFREFLPPGATTSPFRTVGAVEWDIAAASTYAANFAEEAGGTDKIFAGREYGDITHWDPRQIKNEVDVILGGPPCQGFSSLGKEDSDDPRNELWQQYMRVVNVLHPKVFVIENVDRFLTSRAYQEFYASLQSATGRGGELRDYVLEEPRILNAADYGVPQARRRAIILATRRDLINEHLEGVGLQYPQPTHGRNVVQTLDRPLLSGGQELKPWVPVREVLSPRWHKTKGTSLPDRSKNLLGKELPGIFRTRELHIGRQPTEHSLERYAAIPPGGNRHDLPERLSTESWMRHRSGSGDVMGRLHWDRPSVTIRTEFYKPEKGRYLHPKENRPITHMEAALLQDFPMDFKWCGSKVEIARQIGNAVPVGLARAIATEVYGYLLEIADQQAARGLREIA comes from the coding sequence ATGACCGCGAACCCCGACCGCATCAACGTGATCGACCTCTTCGCCGGTTGTGGTGGATTCACGCAGGGGTTCCGGGAGTTCCTCCCACCGGGCGCCACGACGTCGCCCTTCCGGACGGTGGGAGCCGTCGAGTGGGACATCGCCGCAGCCTCGACCTATGCAGCCAATTTTGCAGAGGAGGCAGGCGGCACAGACAAGATTTTCGCGGGCCGGGAGTACGGTGACATCACCCACTGGGACCCGAGGCAGATCAAGAACGAGGTCGATGTCATCCTCGGCGGCCCGCCGTGCCAGGGATTTTCGAGCCTGGGCAAGGAAGACTCCGATGATCCGCGGAATGAGCTCTGGCAGCAGTACATGCGGGTGGTCAATGTCCTGCACCCGAAGGTCTTCGTCATCGAGAACGTCGACCGCTTTCTCACCTCGCGTGCCTATCAGGAGTTCTATGCGAGCCTCCAAAGCGCCACTGGGCGAGGGGGCGAGCTCCGGGATTATGTGTTGGAGGAGCCGAGGATCCTCAACGCTGCGGACTACGGCGTCCCCCAGGCGCGGCGGCGGGCGATCATCCTCGCCACCCGGCGGGACCTGATCAACGAGCACCTGGAGGGCGTCGGCCTGCAGTATCCTCAGCCGACTCACGGCAGGAACGTCGTCCAGACCCTCGATCGTCCGCTCCTTTCGGGGGGACAGGAGCTTAAGCCGTGGGTTCCGGTGCGCGAGGTTCTTTCCCCGCGGTGGCACAAGACAAAGGGCACGAGCTTGCCGGACAGGAGCAAAAACCTGCTCGGCAAGGAGCTTCCCGGAATCTTCCGGACTCGGGAGCTGCACATCGGGCGACAGCCGACGGAACACTCGTTGGAGCGGTATGCGGCCATTCCTCCGGGCGGCAATCGTCACGACTTGCCGGAGCGACTCTCCACGGAAAGTTGGATGCGGCATCGCAGCGGATCGGGCGATGTCATGGGCCGGCTGCACTGGGACCGGCCTTCGGTGACGATCCGGACTGAGTTCTACAAGCCGGAGAAGGGGCGGTACCTGCACCCGAAGGAGAACCGCCCCATCACGCATATGGAGGCGGCACTCCTGCAGGACTTCCCGATGGATTTCAAGTGGTGCGGCAGCAAGGTCGAGATCGCGCGTCAGATCGGAAACGCAGTCCCGGTCGGCTTGGCGCGCGCTATCGCGACGGAGGTCTACGGCTACTTGCTCGAGATAGCGGATCAACAAGCCGCGAGGGGACTCCGGGAGATTGCCTAA
- a CDS encoding DNA cytosine methyltransferase — MRQHDLLEFIGSDHPQVLDVDLFAGAPPRVPYSVAGNRRTVEQTRDPFRAAVWLAAEIQPKAILLDYVPALVKDEAFRAERDFIREELGNCGYEVEWTVLDAQRFGIPQRRLHGLIVGMAPEHLARFSWPAGSDQGTLTVGEVLRESMASRGWSGAEEWSRRANEIAPTIVGGAKGRGGADLGPSRTKDIWASLCVNGASVADQPPGPEHVVDPDDRKTFPKLTVEQAADLQGFPADCSFSGRKTSCFRQVGHAVPPALAEAVGTSIAAPRATA; from the coding sequence GTGCGGCAGCACGATCTGCTCGAGTTCATCGGCAGCGATCACCCCCAGGTCCTGGACGTTGACCTCTTCGCTGGCGCACCGCCCAGAGTCCCATACTCGGTGGCGGGAAACCGGCGGACGGTCGAGCAGACGCGCGATCCCTTCCGCGCGGCGGTCTGGCTTGCTGCGGAGATCCAACCGAAAGCGATCCTGCTGGACTACGTCCCCGCGTTGGTCAAGGACGAAGCTTTTCGGGCCGAGCGTGACTTCATCCGTGAAGAACTGGGGAACTGCGGATACGAGGTGGAATGGACGGTCCTCGACGCCCAGCGGTTCGGCATTCCGCAGCGCAGGCTGCACGGTCTGATCGTGGGAATGGCACCGGAGCATCTCGCCCGTTTCTCGTGGCCAGCCGGCAGCGATCAGGGGACGCTGACAGTCGGCGAAGTGCTTCGGGAATCCATGGCGAGTCGTGGATGGTCCGGTGCCGAGGAGTGGAGCCGGCGGGCGAACGAGATCGCTCCGACGATCGTCGGAGGCGCCAAGGGGAGAGGTGGGGCCGATCTCGGGCCCTCTCGGACGAAGGACATCTGGGCGAGCCTGTGCGTGAACGGTGCGAGCGTCGCAGATCAGCCGCCGGGACCCGAACACGTCGTTGACCCGGATGATCGCAAGACGTTCCCGAAACTGACAGTAGAGCAGGCTGCGGACCTGCAGGGATTCCCCGCCGACTGCTCCTTCTCCGGGCGGAAGACGTCCTGCTTTCGGCAGGTCGGACATGCCGTGCCGCCCGCCCTCGCGGAGGCTGTCGGGACGTCAATCGCGGCCCCCCGGGCCACCGCATGA
- a CDS encoding very short patch repair endonuclease, producing MGASNEGTRKSMQANKGRDTKPELALRRAVHALGLRYRVSTRPLLAIRRTADLTFSRAKVAVFLDGCFWHGCPEHHTQSATNSEFWAEKVRRNRERDRETDRLLAEAGWSVIRIWEHEDPQVGAARVAQEVRSRR from the coding sequence GTGGGTGCGTCCAACGAGGGCACACGCAAGAGCATGCAGGCCAACAAGGGGCGAGACACGAAACCGGAGTTGGCGCTGCGGCGCGCCGTGCACGCATTGGGGTTGCGCTACCGGGTGTCGACGCGCCCGCTCCTCGCGATCCGTCGAACCGCCGACCTGACGTTCAGCCGGGCCAAGGTCGCGGTGTTCCTTGACGGCTGCTTCTGGCACGGATGTCCGGAGCACCACACACAGTCGGCGACGAACTCCGAATTCTGGGCGGAAAAGGTTCGGCGCAACCGCGAACGCGACCGGGAGACCGACCGCCTGCTGGCCGAGGCGGGCTGGTCGGTCATCCGGATCTGGGAACACGAGGACCCGCAAGTCGGCGCGGCCCGCGTCGCGCAGGAGGTCCGGTCCCGCCGGTGA
- a CDS encoding MFS transporter, translated as MLLVAFWLMERGQNDPLPTAAGAAQPRSVGPAADDVLHDSVDLRGPDVRVPDVGAERDGGLRLRRNDNRPMFLMPYALAGWILAPLAGSLAPKIGYRNTLRIGLVGNLALIAATMLAVNSPWLLFVLVALMGVSYAACAATALNGMGVIDAPAKSPGILPGLNATMFNLGASVGIGVLSGLVAKGSPDGATDPAGFTTALVVATAISAAALVVSFALPGKVGSVEKI; from the coding sequence GTGCTGCTGGTGGCGTTCTGGCTGATGGAGCGCGGGCAGAACGATCCGCTCCCTACCGCTGCCGGCGCTGCGCAGCCGAGGAGTGTGGGGCCTGCTGCTGACGACGTTCTGCACGATAGCGTCGATCTTCGCGGTCCTGACGTTCGTGTACCCGACGTTGGCGCAGAACGCGACGGCGGGCTTCGGCTACGACGGAACGACAACCGCCCGATGTTCCTGATGCCCTACGCCCTGGCGGGCTGGATCCTAGCGCCCCTGGCGGGCTCGCTGGCCCCGAAGATCGGCTACCGAAACACGCTGAGAATCGGCCTGGTGGGCAACCTGGCCCTGATCGCAGCGACGATGCTCGCGGTGAACTCCCCGTGGCTGTTGTTCGTGCTGGTAGCGCTGATGGGTGTGTCTTACGCGGCGTGCGCGGCAACGGCCCTGAACGGCATGGGAGTGATCGACGCCCCAGCGAAGTCCCCAGGGATCCTCCCAGGCCTAAACGCAACAATGTTCAACCTCGGAGCCTCCGTGGGCATCGGAGTGCTGTCAGGTCTGGTAGCCAAAGGCTCCCCAGACGGAGCGACCGACCCAGCAGGCTTCACAACGGCCCTGGTGGTGGCAACAGCGATCTCGGCAGCGGCCCTGGTTGTGTCCTTCGCCTTGCCCGGCAAGGTGGGTTCGGTGGAGAAAATCTGA
- a CDS encoding nucleoside hydrolase yields MLERIPLVIDTDTAQDDCIALLAGLLDPRADLRAVTMVAGNVDFGHQVHNAYLTCNVSGKLGDVPIFLGCRRPMVRSWESAENVHGDGAGGLTMDLTGCDPDPEHAVDALIRLAAESPGELSIVAIGPLTNIATAVVKDPDFVRNVKTLYVMGGSNNARGNITAAAEFNFYADPEAAKAVFAAGFEIVVVPWAPLTLDQAVFAQPALDEIEALDTPLSDFFTRVCAATLEFDRSVGIDGTTHPDSLTAAVLLHPELIRRSARYHVDVETAGELTRGYAAMSWGVHGLEANATVIEEIDAEAFFDYIKGLLATKTTPARELA; encoded by the coding sequence ATGCTTGAGCGCATCCCACTGGTGATCGACACCGACACGGCGCAGGACGACTGCATCGCCTTGCTCGCGGGCCTGCTCGATCCCCGAGCTGACCTGCGCGCCGTGACGATGGTCGCCGGCAACGTCGACTTCGGCCACCAGGTCCACAACGCGTACCTGACCTGCAACGTCTCGGGAAAGCTCGGCGACGTCCCGATCTTCCTGGGGTGCCGCCGCCCGATGGTCCGGTCGTGGGAGAGCGCGGAGAACGTGCACGGCGACGGCGCGGGCGGCCTGACGATGGACCTGACGGGCTGCGACCCGGATCCCGAGCACGCGGTGGACGCGCTGATCCGGCTGGCCGCGGAGAGCCCCGGCGAGCTGTCGATCGTCGCGATCGGCCCGCTGACCAACATCGCGACCGCGGTGGTGAAGGACCCGGACTTCGTCCGGAACGTCAAAACCCTTTACGTGATGGGCGGTTCCAACAACGCCCGCGGCAACATCACCGCAGCCGCCGAGTTCAATTTCTATGCAGACCCCGAGGCGGCGAAGGCGGTGTTCGCGGCGGGCTTCGAGATCGTGGTGGTCCCGTGGGCGCCGCTCACCCTGGACCAGGCGGTGTTCGCGCAGCCCGCGCTCGACGAGATCGAGGCCCTGGACACCCCGCTGTCGGACTTCTTCACCCGCGTCTGCGCGGCGACGCTGGAATTCGACCGCAGCGTCGGCATCGACGGCACCACCCACCCCGACTCGCTGACGGCGGCGGTCCTGCTGCACCCGGAGCTGATCCGCCGCAGCGCCCGCTACCACGTGGACGTCGAGACGGCCGGCGAGCTGACCCGTGGCTACGCGGCGATGTCCTGGGGAGTCCACGGCCTGGAAGCCAACGCGACGGTCATCGAGGAGATCGACGCCGAAGCGTTCTTCGACTACATCAAGGGCCTGCTGGCCACGAAGACCACCCCGGCCCGCGAACTCGCCTGA
- a CDS encoding GntR family transcriptional regulator, producing MQIAAAFRDDVLSGQWPEHYKLPPEPALAEPPGVSRGTLRKALAILSEEGLPTQTRSRGSRSCCTRCPRISARRAPLRKTISETATERRRSHSSVSQGVGLPRLKGCSH from the coding sequence GTGCAGATCGCGGCGGCGTTCCGCGATGACGTCCTCAGTGGACAGTGGCCGGAGCACTACAAGCTGCCACCGGAGCCCGCGCTCGCGGAGCCGCCCGGGGTCAGCCGCGGGACGTTGCGGAAGGCGCTGGCCATCCTCAGCGAGGAAGGGCTGCCCACCCAGACCCGCAGCCGCGGATCGCGCAGCTGCTGCACTCGCTGTCCGAGGATTTCCGCGCGCAGGGCACCGCTGCGCAAAACGATTTCAGAGACAGCCACTGAGAGACGTAGATCACATTCGTCCGTGTCACAGGGCGTCGGACTACCCCGTCTCAAGGGGTGTAGCCACTGA
- a CDS encoding carboxymuconolactone decarboxylase family protein: MDARLDYFADPTAGKVLKYFMSTGKTLKDSPLPAATQELVALRVSQINGCAVCIDMHTKEAAAAGETSVRLNLVAAWREATVFTEAERAALELAEEGTRVADAASGVSDEVWARAAKHHDEGQLTALVILVSFMNSVNRLNIIAQQPAGDYEAGQFH, translated from the coding sequence ATGGACGCGCGACTGGACTACTTCGCCGACCCGACCGCTGGCAAAGTCCTCAAGTACTTCATGTCGACGGGCAAGACGCTCAAGGACTCGCCGCTGCCGGCCGCAACACAGGAGCTGGTGGCGCTTCGCGTGAGTCAGATCAACGGCTGCGCCGTCTGCATCGACATGCACACCAAGGAGGCCGCCGCTGCCGGCGAGACCTCGGTGCGGCTGAACCTGGTCGCGGCGTGGCGGGAGGCCACGGTCTTCACCGAGGCCGAGCGCGCCGCGCTGGAGCTGGCGGAGGAGGGGACCCGGGTCGCGGATGCGGCTAGCGGGGTCAGCGACGAGGTGTGGGCGCGCGCCGCCAAGCACCACGACGAGGGGCAGCTCACCGCCCTGGTGATCCTGGTGTCCTTCATGAACTCGGTGAACCGGCTGAACATCATCGCCCAGCAGCCCGCCGGCGACTACGAGGCCGGGCAGTTCCACTGA
- a CDS encoding RNA polymerase sigma-70 factor → MSKVEEFEELRPLLFSIAYRILGSVGEAEDAVQETWLRFDGSSTRPTSTKAFLSAAVTRISIDVLRSARVRREEYVGPWFPEPLLSDPYQDPGRSAELADSVSMAALLLLERLSPLERAVFVLREVFAFGFDEVAAAVGRSEAACRQLLVRARRHMEAGRPRFEADRQVRQELATRFFDALKDGDVGGLQDLLAADVQLVGDGGGKSPQLARAVVGAQNVARVLGTIFPLMSRIDVSFEPHEVNGQPGAIFRDRDGKVLHTMVLDVLDGQIQNIRTVINPDKLGHLGPVADAWAIDREVKRARRQQN, encoded by the coding sequence GTGAGCAAGGTCGAGGAGTTCGAGGAGCTGCGGCCGCTGCTGTTCTCGATCGCCTATCGGATTCTGGGCAGCGTCGGTGAGGCCGAGGATGCGGTGCAGGAGACGTGGCTGCGCTTTGACGGCTCGTCGACCCGGCCCACGTCGACCAAGGCTTTTCTGTCGGCCGCGGTCACGCGGATCTCGATCGATGTGCTGCGCTCCGCGCGGGTGCGGCGCGAGGAGTACGTGGGCCCGTGGTTTCCTGAGCCGCTGCTCAGCGATCCGTACCAGGATCCGGGCCGGTCGGCGGAGCTGGCCGACTCGGTGTCGATGGCGGCGCTGCTGCTACTTGAGCGGCTCAGTCCGCTGGAGCGGGCGGTCTTCGTGCTGCGGGAGGTGTTCGCCTTCGGGTTCGACGAGGTCGCCGCGGCGGTGGGGCGGTCGGAGGCGGCGTGCCGGCAGCTGCTGGTGCGGGCGCGGCGGCATATGGAGGCCGGGCGGCCGCGGTTCGAAGCGGACCGGCAGGTGCGGCAGGAGCTGGCGACGCGATTCTTCGACGCGCTGAAGGACGGCGATGTGGGCGGGCTGCAGGATCTGCTGGCAGCCGATGTGCAGCTGGTCGGGGACGGCGGCGGCAAGAGCCCCCAGCTGGCCAGGGCCGTCGTGGGCGCGCAGAACGTGGCCCGGGTGCTGGGCACGATCTTCCCCTTGATGAGCCGGATCGATGTGTCGTTCGAGCCGCACGAGGTCAACGGCCAGCCCGGCGCGATCTTCCGCGACCGGGACGGCAAGGTGCTCCACACCATGGTCCTCGATGTGCTCGACGGGCAGATTCAGAACATCCGCACGGTGATCAATCCCGACAAGCTCGGCCACCTCGGGCCGGTCGCCGACGCCTGGGCCATCGACCGCGAGGTGAAGCGGGCCCGTCGGCAGCAGAACTGA
- a CDS encoding alpha/beta fold hydrolase: MATYVLVPGACHGGWWYEPLAAELREEGHAAHPVTLPGLGPRDAPTGGINLDTHIDDVVRLLEEEDLRDVVLCGHSYAGMVITGVADRVPERIASLVYVDAFVPQDGDSVFSLTSGVWHDWYLYGSKADGFSVAPLPVLSPRATPHPLATLVQGIRLTGALDRVPRREYVYLANFENTPFTATYERLREDPAWHVRSLPIGHNIVADAPDDFRKILLDAA, translated from the coding sequence ATGGCGACCTACGTGCTGGTTCCCGGTGCCTGCCACGGCGGATGGTGGTACGAGCCGCTGGCGGCCGAGCTGCGCGAAGAGGGACACGCGGCGCACCCGGTGACGTTGCCGGGACTGGGCCCGCGGGACGCGCCGACCGGCGGGATCAACCTGGACACGCACATCGACGACGTAGTGCGCCTGCTGGAGGAGGAGGACCTGCGCGATGTCGTCCTCTGCGGACACAGCTATGCCGGGATGGTCATCACCGGCGTCGCGGACCGGGTTCCGGAGCGGATCGCATCCCTGGTCTACGTCGACGCTTTCGTGCCTCAGGACGGAGATTCGGTGTTCTCCCTGACCAGCGGCGTCTGGCACGACTGGTACCTGTACGGGTCGAAGGCCGACGGCTTCTCGGTGGCGCCGCTGCCGGTGCTGAGCCCGCGGGCGACGCCGCATCCGCTCGCCACGCTGGTGCAGGGGATCCGGCTCACCGGTGCGCTCGACCGGGTTCCGCGCCGCGAGTACGTCTACCTCGCCAACTTCGAGAACACCCCGTTCACCGCGACCTACGAGCGCCTGCGGGAGGACCCGGCGTGGCACGTCCGGTCGCTGCCGATCGGGCACAACATCGTGGCCGACGCCCCGGACGACTTCCGCAAGATCCTCCTCGACGCCGCCTGA
- a CDS encoding VOC family protein, producing the protein MTPPEPQRITTFLMFEGKAEEAMTFYTSLFDDGEILAISRYGAEGPGDEGTVQLATFTILGQQFMCIDSAVSHAFTFTPSMSLLVNCREEAELDDLHGALAEEGQELMPLGNYGLRTKFGWLNDRFGVSWQLNLP; encoded by the coding sequence ATGACCCCTCCGGAGCCCCAGCGGATCACGACCTTCCTGATGTTCGAAGGCAAGGCCGAGGAGGCGATGACCTTCTACACGTCACTGTTCGACGACGGCGAGATCCTCGCCATCAGCCGCTACGGCGCCGAGGGCCCCGGCGACGAAGGCACCGTGCAGCTGGCCACGTTCACGATCCTCGGCCAGCAGTTCATGTGCATCGACAGCGCGGTCTCGCACGCCTTCACGTTCACCCCGTCGATGTCGCTGCTCGTCAACTGCCGCGAGGAAGCCGAACTCGACGATCTCCACGGCGCCCTCGCCGAAGAGGGCCAGGAGCTGATGCCGCTGGGCAACTACGGGTTGCGCACCAAGTTCGGCTGGCTGAACGACCGCTTCGGGGTCTCCTGGCAGCTCAACCTGCCGTGA
- a CDS encoding TetR/AcrR family transcriptional regulator, whose protein sequence is MDGEAVPARLRRLWRVPVTSRLGRPAELDVDQVVHAAVDLADQHGLLGVTLPKTAKELGFTTMSLYRYVGSKDELFVLMQDFAIGAPPEIAADDWCDGLREWAKAERRITHRHPWMAQLPVSEPPTGPNQIAWLETALRVLRPTKLDWPQKMGVIMLLSGYVRHSTELSEELETGRGDIDEPEATRRYGASLAKLIDPETFPEVAEMLTAGLFEASPGPGEDPAEDRDFTFGLDRILDGVAAMT, encoded by the coding sequence ATGGACGGCGAGGCGGTGCCCGCACGGCTGCGTCGGCTCTGGCGCGTTCCGGTCACCTCGCGGCTGGGGCGACCGGCGGAGCTCGACGTGGACCAGGTGGTGCATGCCGCCGTCGACCTGGCGGACCAGCACGGGTTACTCGGGGTCACGCTGCCGAAGACCGCCAAGGAACTCGGCTTCACCACCATGTCCCTCTACCGCTACGTCGGCTCGAAGGATGAGTTATTCGTCCTCATGCAGGACTTCGCGATCGGCGCGCCCCCGGAGATCGCGGCGGACGACTGGTGCGACGGCCTGCGGGAGTGGGCCAAGGCCGAACGCCGGATCACCCACCGGCACCCGTGGATGGCCCAGTTGCCCGTTTCGGAGCCGCCGACCGGGCCGAACCAGATCGCGTGGCTGGAAACCGCCCTGCGCGTCCTGCGCCCCACCAAGCTCGACTGGCCGCAGAAGATGGGCGTGATCATGCTGCTCAGCGGCTACGTCCGGCATTCGACGGAGCTGTCGGAGGAGCTCGAGACCGGTCGCGGCGACATCGACGAACCCGAGGCCACCCGCCGCTACGGCGCGAGCCTGGCGAAGCTGATCGACCCGGAAACGTTCCCGGAAGTCGCCGAAATGCTGACCGCCGGCCTCTTCGAGGCCTCCCCGGGGCCGGGCGAGGACCCGGCGGAAGACCGGGACTTCACCTTCGGCCTGGACCGGATCCTCGACGGAGTAGCCGCCATGACCTAG
- a CDS encoding peroxidase-related enzyme (This protein belongs to a clade of uncharacterized proteins related to peroxidases such as the alkylhydroperoxidase AhpD.), which yields MTTVVSERVSRTEEALAALRPDVRELTASVDAAVLRPSDESVLSHADRARIALRVALVNEHWEYADELADQLDSLAGDGAADAVRDVERWSELPDSLQALLAHCEQVALDPADAGFDEIAELRAQGLSSAQVVAASQVVGYVSYRVRLLLGLSLVEQAGGGPVPAGPVNAIEAGATADGCELPTPAEAFPVLRWVPWVDPAAEPPESEAESTPFRLTLLHDPQVLAERTALHNAITTGTSALDRADRELAALATSLINGCEYCAAVHGRRQVQLSGDQITAVALATAGPAAVADPRQRAVVDAASALARTPAALAAADIRRLYSAGLNVDDVRDLVAVSAMFAWNNRLLMTLGNAAA from the coding sequence ATGACGACTGTCGTCAGCGAGCGCGTCAGCCGAACCGAGGAGGCATTGGCCGCGCTCCGGCCGGACGTGCGCGAGCTCACCGCGAGCGTTGATGCCGCCGTGCTGCGGCCGTCGGACGAGTCCGTGCTCAGCCACGCCGACCGCGCTCGGATCGCGTTGCGCGTCGCGTTGGTGAACGAGCACTGGGAATACGCCGATGAGTTGGCCGACCAGCTCGATTCGCTGGCCGGTGACGGCGCTGCCGACGCGGTGCGGGACGTCGAGCGCTGGTCCGAGCTTCCGGATTCGTTGCAGGCGCTGCTCGCGCACTGCGAGCAAGTTGCGCTCGATCCGGCCGATGCGGGATTCGACGAGATCGCCGAGTTGCGGGCGCAGGGACTCAGCTCCGCCCAGGTGGTCGCCGCCTCGCAGGTCGTCGGGTACGTGAGCTACCGGGTCCGGTTACTGCTCGGGTTGTCACTGGTCGAGCAGGCCGGGGGCGGGCCGGTTCCGGCCGGGCCGGTGAACGCCATCGAGGCCGGGGCCACCGCCGACGGTTGCGAGCTGCCGACTCCTGCCGAAGCGTTCCCGGTGCTGCGCTGGGTTCCGTGGGTCGATCCGGCGGCCGAGCCGCCGGAGTCCGAGGCCGAGTCGACCCCGTTCCGCCTGACCCTGCTACACGATCCGCAGGTGCTGGCCGAGCGGACCGCGCTCCACAACGCGATAACCACCGGGACCAGCGCGTTGGACCGTGCAGACCGCGAGCTCGCCGCGCTCGCCACGTCGCTGATCAACGGTTGCGAATACTGCGCCGCGGTGCACGGGCGCCGTCAGGTCCAGTTGTCCGGTGACCAGATCACCGCGGTCGCGTTGGCGACGGCCGGTCCGGCGGCCGTGGCGGATCCGCGGCAGCGCGCCGTCGTCGACGCCGCGAGCGCCCTGGCCCGAACCCCGGCGGCGCTGGCGGCCGCCGACATCCGGCGGCTGTACTCCGCCGGGCTCAACGTCGACGACGTCCGCGACCTGGTCGCGGTCTCGGCGATGTTCGCCTGGAACAACCGGCTGCTGATGACCCTCGGTAACGCGGCCGCCTGA